The Streptomyces cynarae genome contains a region encoding:
- the ltaE gene encoding low-specificity L-threonine aldolase produces the protein MDNVIDLRSDTVTRPTDPMRAAMARAEVGDDVFGDDPAVNALQERVAELLGFPAALFVSSGTQSNLCALLSHCGRGDEYIAGWNAHVYSHEGGGAAALGGIQPQPLPHQEDGTLDLTHIEAAVKPDDPHFARTRLLCLENTFGGMAIPPEYLESATAVARKHRLATHLDGARLFNAAVAGGGDPYAGARKIAEHFDSVSVCFSKGLGAPVGSVLLGSRELVSEARRWRKVLGGGMRQAGVLAAAASYALDHHVERLAEDHANAALFAEALDGVPGIEVGAARTNMVFARAVAGVTPQDLVERLAARGVLCTGGPQFRFVFHLDVSREDAERAAIVVRETLADSTV, from the coding sequence ATGGACAACGTCATAGACCTGCGGAGCGACACCGTCACCCGCCCCACCGATCCGATGCGTGCCGCCATGGCGCGGGCCGAGGTGGGGGACGACGTGTTCGGTGACGATCCGGCCGTGAATGCCTTGCAGGAACGGGTGGCGGAGTTGCTCGGTTTCCCCGCCGCGCTCTTCGTCTCGTCAGGCACCCAGAGCAATCTGTGCGCACTGCTCAGTCACTGCGGGCGTGGTGACGAGTACATCGCAGGGTGGAACGCGCACGTCTACTCCCATGAGGGCGGCGGGGCGGCGGCGCTCGGCGGGATTCAGCCGCAGCCGTTGCCGCACCAGGAGGACGGGACACTCGACCTCACGCACATCGAGGCGGCGGTCAAGCCGGACGATCCGCATTTCGCGCGGACCCGGCTGCTGTGTCTGGAGAACACGTTCGGAGGCATGGCGATCCCTCCGGAGTATCTGGAGTCGGCCACGGCCGTGGCCCGCAAGCACAGACTGGCGACGCACCTGGACGGGGCCAGGCTGTTCAACGCCGCGGTGGCCGGCGGCGGCGATCCCTACGCGGGAGCGCGAAAGATCGCGGAGCATTTCGACAGCGTGTCGGTGTGTTTCAGCAAAGGCTTGGGGGCACCGGTGGGCTCGGTGTTGCTCGGCTCCCGGGAACTCGTCAGTGAGGCCCGGCGGTGGAGGAAGGTTCTGGGCGGAGGCATGCGGCAGGCGGGGGTACTGGCGGCGGCCGCGTCGTACGCGCTGGACCACCACGTCGAGCGGTTGGCCGAGGACCACGCCAACGCCGCGCTGTTCGCCGAAGCTCTCGACGGCGTACCGGGAATCGAGGTCGGCGCGGCACGCACCAACATGGTGTTCGCACGGGCCGTCGCGGGTGTCACCCCGCAGGATCTGGTGGAGCGGCTGGCCGCCAGGGGTGTGCTCTGCACGGGCGGACCGCAGTTCCGGTTCGTGTTCCACCTCGACGTCTCGCGGGAGGATGCGGAGCGCGCGGCGATCGTGGTGCGCGAGACCCTGGCCGACAGCACCGTCTGA
- a CDS encoding aldo/keto reductase, with protein MHTRRIGDVEVSAIGLGGMPMSIEGRPEEARSLATIHAALDAGVTLIDTADAYHRDAGEVGHNETLIAKALASHALGGDVLVATKGGHLRPGDGSWTQDGSPKHIKEACEASLRRLGVEAIGLYQFHRPDPKVPYAESVGAVRELLDEGKIRMAGISNADPDQIRQADEILGGRLVSVQNQFSPAFRSSEPELQLCDELGIAFLPWSPLGGISRARELGSAYAPFARVAEAHDVSPQQVCLAWMLAKSPIVVPIPGASRPETIRDSAAAAELKLTDEEIAELDAV; from the coding sequence ATGCACACTCGCCGCATCGGTGACGTCGAGGTCAGCGCGATCGGACTGGGCGGCATGCCCATGTCGATCGAGGGCCGCCCCGAGGAGGCACGCTCCCTCGCTACCATTCACGCCGCGCTCGACGCCGGCGTGACGCTGATCGACACCGCCGACGCCTATCATCGGGACGCCGGTGAAGTCGGTCACAACGAAACCCTGATCGCCAAGGCTCTCGCCTCCCACGCGCTGGGCGGGGATGTCCTCGTCGCCACGAAGGGGGGCCACCTGCGTCCCGGGGACGGCAGTTGGACGCAGGACGGCTCCCCCAAGCACATCAAGGAGGCCTGTGAAGCCTCCCTTCGCCGCCTTGGCGTGGAGGCCATCGGGCTCTACCAGTTCCACCGTCCCGATCCCAAGGTCCCCTACGCCGAATCGGTCGGTGCGGTGCGGGAACTCCTCGACGAGGGCAAGATCCGCATGGCCGGTATCTCCAACGCCGACCCGGACCAGATCCGGCAGGCGGACGAGATCCTGGGCGGCCGCCTGGTCTCCGTCCAGAACCAGTTCTCACCAGCCTTCCGTTCCAGCGAGCCGGAACTTCAGCTGTGTGACGAGCTCGGCATCGCGTTCCTGCCGTGGAGCCCCCTGGGCGGCATCTCCCGTGCGCGCGAACTGGGCTCTGCCTACGCACCGTTCGCGCGCGTAGCCGAGGCTCACGACGTGAGCCCGCAGCAGGTCTGCCTGGCTTGGATGCTCGCGAAGTCGCCGATCGTCGTTCCGATCCCCGGCGCCAGCCGGCCGGAGACCATCCGTGACTCGGCGGCCGCTGCCGAGCTGAAGCTGACAGACGAGGAAATCGCCGAGCTGGACGCCGTGTGA
- a CDS encoding LamG domain-containing protein, with translation MAGVVSRRGLLGGAALVGVGALAGVVQGAGTAVAEAPLDTPFTPVSAPHLLQAEQMVQYQRLLAAGHLPDGLVGHWPLDGTAADRSGYEHPVTLGSGATWTTLRAGGELSLDGTSGAYAATGSVLDTTAPFTVSAWVRLSDAASLSTMYTAVSQDGSMVSRFLLQYDDAAGTWAFKVRSADQSTKVSALAANPATLGLWTHLAGVWDGAQIHLYVNGTLEGSADSTLSWAATEGFNIGRAKWNSAPANRFNGAIDDVRAYGRALTADEVAVISGRTARANNVYLIGSPSSVTWGTPDDPTTWIAHARCSSFLTRVLKHTYGWATDDYFTQYFQDTIPEAADYRKAFADGTAGPHFRRIRKVTDLRPGDLIAIDYNGQVADNTGHIVMVREVKGTFTGTADFTGETQYAVEIIDCTSDPHGVYGLSNYPAYPDSRMVSNVTGENFQGVGIGHMMFYASDATGEFSRYRWSVNTSKTTAENLTVTDRPIAAARVV, from the coding sequence ATGGCCGGAGTGGTCAGCAGACGCGGATTGCTGGGCGGGGCCGCGCTCGTGGGAGTCGGGGCGCTGGCGGGTGTGGTACAGGGCGCCGGTACGGCTGTGGCCGAGGCACCACTGGACACTCCGTTCACGCCGGTGTCGGCGCCGCATCTACTGCAGGCCGAGCAGATGGTGCAGTACCAGCGTCTGCTGGCGGCCGGTCACCTGCCGGACGGTCTGGTCGGTCACTGGCCGCTGGACGGCACGGCAGCCGACCGGTCGGGCTACGAACACCCCGTCACCCTCGGTTCGGGCGCGACGTGGACGACGCTGCGGGCCGGCGGCGAGCTGAGTCTGGACGGCACGTCGGGTGCGTACGCGGCCACGGGCTCGGTCCTCGACACGACGGCACCGTTCACCGTCTCGGCGTGGGTGCGTCTGTCGGACGCGGCCAGTCTCTCCACCATGTACACCGCGGTGAGCCAGGACGGCTCGATGGTGAGCCGTTTCCTCCTCCAGTACGACGACGCAGCCGGCACATGGGCATTCAAAGTGCGCAGCGCGGACCAGAGCACGAAGGTCTCCGCGCTGGCGGCCAACCCCGCCACACTGGGCCTCTGGACACACTTGGCCGGTGTCTGGGACGGCGCGCAGATCCACCTCTACGTCAACGGCACGCTGGAGGGCAGCGCGGACTCGACCCTGTCCTGGGCCGCGACGGAAGGCTTCAACATCGGGCGCGCCAAGTGGAACAGCGCCCCGGCGAACCGCTTCAACGGCGCCATCGACGACGTTCGCGCCTACGGCCGCGCACTGACCGCCGACGAGGTCGCCGTCATCAGCGGCCGGACGGCCCGCGCCAACAACGTTTACTTGATCGGCTCCCCGTCGTCCGTGACATGGGGCACTCCCGACGACCCGACGACGTGGATCGCCCACGCCCGCTGCTCGTCCTTCCTCACGCGGGTGCTGAAGCACACCTACGGCTGGGCGACCGACGACTACTTCACGCAGTATTTCCAGGACACCATCCCGGAGGCCGCGGACTACCGCAAAGCCTTCGCCGACGGCACGGCCGGGCCCCACTTCCGGCGCATCCGCAAGGTGACCGACCTGCGGCCCGGCGACCTGATCGCGATCGACTACAACGGTCAGGTCGCGGACAACACCGGCCACATCGTGATGGTCCGCGAGGTGAAGGGCACCTTCACCGGCACCGCCGACTTCACCGGGGAGACTCAGTACGCCGTCGAGATCATCGACTGCACCTCCGACCCGCACGGCGTGTACGGCCTGTCCAACTACCCGGCGTACCCCGACAGCCGCATGGTCAGCAATGTCACCGGCGAGAACTTCCAGGGCGTAGGCATCGGTCACATGATGTTCTACGCCTCCGACGCCACTGGGGAGTTCTCGCGCTATCGGTGGAGCGTCAACACCAGCAAGACCACGGCGGAGAACCTGACGGTCACCGACCGGCCGATCGCCGCGGCACGGGTGGTGTGA
- a CDS encoding DUF1990 domain-containing protein, giving the protein MLTVLVRWFLGTLLVTWRYLWETTPLHRGGECRGDATDFPPQLPPEAVDSRVQLAQNGCGPLFHRLFRVRIADAEVGPGRLIEWVCCDFKRFVPSEVVDIHTGEVGDHGLDVADEMLVEMPGPWNGPVKVVHRDVDRLHLVTLRGHMEAGQVQFRAREDDGLLVFEIELWACPSNRLVHLLYSHLRLAKEAQLNMWVRFCLSAAAMSGGRPVDGVHIRTRWLEPPGRTPVRPLASAGKSSPGGAQSQQAPSSGGFGEPGASRDHP; this is encoded by the coding sequence ATGCTCACCGTGCTCGTGCGGTGGTTCCTGGGCACGCTGCTCGTGACGTGGCGCTATCTGTGGGAGACGACGCCTCTGCACCGGGGCGGCGAGTGCCGGGGGGACGCGACCGACTTTCCACCGCAGCTGCCGCCCGAGGCGGTCGACAGCCGGGTGCAGCTGGCGCAGAACGGCTGCGGGCCCCTGTTCCACCGTCTTTTTCGCGTGCGTATCGCCGATGCCGAGGTCGGTCCGGGCCGGCTCATCGAATGGGTCTGCTGCGATTTCAAGCGCTTCGTGCCCTCCGAGGTGGTCGACATCCACACCGGTGAGGTCGGCGACCACGGCCTGGACGTCGCGGACGAAATGCTGGTGGAGATGCCAGGACCCTGGAACGGGCCCGTCAAGGTTGTGCACCGCGACGTCGATCGTCTGCACCTGGTGACCCTGCGCGGTCACATGGAGGCCGGCCAGGTGCAGTTCCGTGCGCGAGAGGACGACGGCCTGCTGGTGTTCGAGATCGAGCTCTGGGCTTGCCCCAGCAACCGTTTGGTGCACCTTCTGTACTCGCACCTGCGCCTGGCGAAGGAGGCTCAGCTCAATATGTGGGTCCGGTTCTGCCTGTCCGCCGCCGCGATGTCGGGGGGCCGACCGGTCGACGGTGTGCACATCCGCACCCGTTGGCTCGAACCGCCCGGAAGGACACCGGTACGTCCCCTGGCCTCAGCCGGGAAGAGCTCTCCGGGCGGGGCTCAGAGCCAGCAGGCTCCGTCGTCGGGAGGGTTCGGTGAGCCAGGCGCGAGCCGGGACCACCCATGA
- a CDS encoding DUF1990 domain-containing protein, with translation MISLGDWAFGRLDAVEVWRNLTDARVNYSTDEVRRPTWNIDVHRTALPEERPGPPEPAGPWEQACRLVRDYEFSPPEIVRALYDPAAPLLGRDMLLEARFHGMRFYCGVRVTEVVDETRAGTDRVWGWAYETLEGHLERGKATYEVVKRQDTGEVLFVVSCHSQGAPTLDRITFLGWRLFGRRTQLRFYRRCAERLRLFVEAALRGEHPLPGAPSTVGRLVCAPSDARTHRRDALALHRVAPE, from the coding sequence GTGATCTCCTTGGGTGACTGGGCCTTCGGACGGCTCGACGCCGTAGAGGTGTGGCGAAACCTCACCGACGCGCGCGTGAACTACTCGACCGACGAGGTACGCCGGCCGACCTGGAACATCGACGTCCACCGCACCGCGCTGCCCGAGGAGCGACCAGGCCCGCCTGAGCCGGCGGGCCCATGGGAACAAGCCTGCCGCCTGGTCCGCGACTACGAGTTCTCGCCGCCGGAGATCGTGCGAGCGCTCTACGACCCGGCCGCACCGCTGCTCGGCCGCGACATGCTGCTGGAGGCACGATTCCACGGCATGCGCTTCTACTGCGGTGTGCGCGTCACCGAGGTGGTGGACGAGACCCGCGCCGGGACCGACCGCGTCTGGGGATGGGCTTACGAGACCTTGGAGGGCCACCTGGAACGCGGCAAGGCCACCTACGAGGTCGTGAAGCGGCAGGACACCGGTGAGGTGCTGTTCGTGGTCTCATGCCATTCGCAGGGCGCCCCGACCCTGGACCGGATCACCTTCCTCGGTTGGCGCCTGTTCGGCCGCCGCACCCAGCTACGGTTCTATCGCAGGTGTGCCGAACGGCTGCGCCTGTTCGTCGAGGCCGCGCTGCGCGGCGAGCACCCGCTGCCCGGTGCTCCCTCCACAGTCGGGCGTCTGGTGTGTGCCCCCTCCGACGCGAGGACGCACCGCCGGGACGCGCTGGCGCTCCACCGGGTCGCCCCGGAGTGA